Proteins encoded in a region of the Candidatus Aminicenantes bacterium genome:
- a CDS encoding methionyl-tRNA formyltransferase, producing the protein MAHGNSVFFGTAEVGLPFLECLLRHTRLRLIITQPDARGGRNRRNLEPPVKAFAREHDITCIQPEVLRCPETEDQIHEADPDLGVVVAYGRYIPRRVATIPRRNTINAHFSLLPRWRGAAPVQRCLEAGESRTGVTLFEIRPRMDAGPIWASRALDVDPGETAPELFGRLAPAGSDLLAETMPRILEGTDSLRPQEHDHATFAPQLRKEEGRINWDARAREIFNRWRAFQPWPGVFFELDGRPVKVITCRPMDLSESPHPPGTVLETDRERMQVVCGSGSVLEVTRIQPPCKRPMTPYCFALGNALPKRLP; encoded by the coding sequence ATGGCGCATGGTAACTCCGTATTTTTCGGTACCGCGGAAGTGGGCCTTCCTTTCCTGGAATGCCTGCTGCGCCACACCCGCCTGCGCCTGATCATTACCCAGCCCGACGCCCGGGGCGGGCGCAACCGCCGCAACCTGGAGCCCCCGGTCAAGGCATTCGCCCGCGAACACGATATCACCTGCATCCAGCCCGAGGTGCTGCGTTGCCCGGAAACGGAAGACCAGATCCACGAAGCCGACCCCGACCTGGGAGTGGTGGTGGCCTATGGCCGCTATATTCCCCGGCGGGTGGCGACGATTCCCCGCCGCAACACGATAAACGCCCACTTCTCATTGCTGCCGCGCTGGCGGGGTGCCGCGCCGGTGCAGCGTTGCCTGGAAGCGGGAGAATCCCGCACCGGTGTCACGTTGTTCGAGATCCGGCCGCGCATGGACGCCGGCCCCATCTGGGCGTCCCGCGCCCTGGATGTGGACCCCGGCGAAACCGCTCCCGAACTGTTCGGCCGCCTGGCCCCGGCCGGATCCGACCTGCTGGCGGAAACCATGCCACGAATCCTGGAGGGAACGGACTCTCTCCGTCCCCAGGAACATGACCACGCCACCTTCGCGCCGCAACTGCGCAAAGAGGAGGGACGCATCAACTGGGACGCGCGCGCGCGGGAGATATTTAACCGCTGGCGGGCTTTCCAGCCCTGGCCCGGAGTGTTTTTCGAGCTGGACGGCCGGCCCGTTAAAGTGATCACCTGCCGCCCCATGGACCTTTCCGAAAGCCCTCACCCGCCGGGAACCGTGCTGGAAACCGACCGGGAACGCATGCAGGTGGTTTGCGGTTCGGGGTCGGTCCTGGAAGTCACCCGCATCCAGCCGCCCTGCAAGCGTCCCATGACGCCGTATTGCTTTGCCCTCGGCAATGCGTTGCCAAAACGACTGCCGTGA